Proteins encoded by one window of Aptenodytes patagonicus chromosome 11, bAptPat1.pri.cur, whole genome shotgun sequence:
- the VPS9D1 gene encoding VPS9 domain-containing protein 1 isoform X2 has protein sequence MRAASGALEMDSAGRPRALQEEAAGTDGAEGVTPDTPKMLKLAEQCLERVKSIAAALGKAQAKPAAQERSGGPAPLPRHRRVFSDEGGKLSPFLPPEIFQKLQIAEARSARKELTPLEEASLQNQKLKAAYEARVARLNPSQALQKTSLTLSLQRQMMENLVIAKAREETLQRKMEERRLRLQEAANRRFSSSVALTPEEQEQRALYAAVLEYEQDHDWPRQWKARLKRSPADLSLVSGLFSCLLSFPEHPIAQLLRQLQCAVYTRLYPAVSQSAADAAPASPTGLSFLSLDTGGSLPAEPGGRRLRASRSLHCMFSVPEHGPAGLRHSLSGTPLADGSPGTPRAEGGWLGPAAAPQAPRESSFEDLERFLASPEGWEPPAGPRQEAALPEQLKGIVRDIHNAIDRLLSLTLLAFEGLNTAAGKDQCLACLEEAFFPPLWAPLLALYRSVHRPREVALARSMERHRHAGPADMGLSPRLFPPAPSCPAYGSAVEDLCLIPLETCPRRKLECIVRALRGICECAEEYCGARDGRTPASAAIGADDLLPILSYVVLQTGLPQLLSECTALEEFIHEGYLIGEEGYCLTSLQSALSYVASLQ, from the exons ATGAGGGCGGCGAGCGGCGCCCTGGAGATGGACagcgccgggcggccgcgg GCCCTgcaggaggaggcggcagggACAG ACGGGGCCGAGGGGGTCACCCCCGACACCCCGAAGATGCTGAAGCTCGCGGAGCAGTGCCTGGAAAGAGTCAAGTCCATCGCAGCGGCGCTGG ggaaAGCCCAGGCAAAACCGGCTGCGCAGGAGCGGAGCGGgggccctgctcccctccccaggcaccgCCGGGTCTTCTCGGACGAGGGGGGGAAGCTCTCTCCCTTCCTGCCGCCGGAGATCTTCCAGAAGCTGCAGATCGCCGAGGCGCGGAGCGCGCGGAA GGAGCTGACGCCGCTGGAGGAGGCGTCTCTGCAGAACCAGAAGCTGAAGGCTGCCTACGAGGCGCGGGTGGCGCGGCTGAACCCCAGCCAGGCCCTGCAGAAGACCTCCctg ACGCTGTCCCTGCAGCGGCAGATGATGGAGAACCTGGTGATCGCCAAGGCCCGGGAGGAGACC CTGCAGCGGAAAATGGAGGAGCGGCGGCTGCGGCTGCAGGAGGCTGCCAACAG GAGGTTCTCCAGCAGCGTGGCCCTCACCCCCgaggagcaggagcagagagCCCTCTACGCCGCCGTCCTCGAGTACGAGCAGGACCAC GACTGGCCGAGGCAGTGGAAGGCCAGACTGAAGCGGAGCCCGGCAGACCTCTCCCTGGTGTCGGGGCTCTTCTCCTGCCTCCTCAG CTTCCCCGAGCACCCCATCGCCCAGCTCCTGCGGCAGCTGCAGTGCGCGGTGTACACCCGCCTCTACCCGGCCGTCAGCCAGAGCGCCGCCGAcgccgcccccgcctccccgaCCGGCCTCTCCTTCCTCTCGCTGGACACGGGGGGCTCGCTGCCCGCCGAGCCGGGGGGCCGCCGGCTCCGAGCCTCCCGCAGCCTCCACTGCATGTTCTCGGTGCCCGAGCATGGCCCGGCCGGGCTGCGGCACAGCCTGTCCGGCACGCCCCTCGCCGACGGCAGCCCCGGCACCCCAAGGGCGGAGGGTGGCTGGCTGGGGCCGGCGGCAGCCCCCCAGGCCCCCCGGGAGAGCTCCTTCGAGGACCTGGAGCGGTTCCTGGCGTCGCCCGAGGGCTGGGAGCCCCCGGCCGGCCCCAGGCAGGAGGCGGCGCTGCCGGAGCAGCTGAAGGGCATCGTGCGGGACATCCACAACGCCATCG ACAGGCTGCTGTCCCTGACGCTGCTGGCCTTCGAGGGGCTGAACACCGCCGCCGGCAAGGACCAGTGCCTGGCCTGCCTGGAGGAGGCCTTCTTCCCCCCGCTCTGGGCCCCGCTGCTGGCTCTCTACAG GAGCGTGCACCGGCCCCGCGAGGTGGCCCTGGCCCGGAGCATGGAGCGGCACCGGCACGCCGGCCCCGCCGACATGGGGCTGTCCCCCCGGCTCTTCCCCCCGGCCCCCAGCTGCCCCGCGTATGGCTCCGCCGTCGAGGACCTGTGCCTCATCCCGCTGGAGACCTGTCCCCGCAGGAAGCTGGAGTGCATCG TGCGAGCCCTGCGCGGCATCTGCGAGTGCGCCGAGGAGTACTGCGGTGCTCGGGACGGCCGGACCCCCGCCTCGGCTGCCAT CGGGGCGGACG
- the VPS9D1 gene encoding VPS9 domain-containing protein 1 isoform X1, whose product MAAAGGDGPAGPWGPGAGRALRTAMRAASGALEMDSAGRPREAYVEYLKSIAFITQALQEEAAGTDGAEGVTPDTPKMLKLAEQCLERVKSIAAALGKAQAKPAAQERSGGPAPLPRHRRVFSDEGGKLSPFLPPEIFQKLQIAEARSARKELTPLEEASLQNQKLKAAYEARVARLNPSQALQKTSLTLSLQRQMMENLVIAKAREETLQRKMEERRLRLQEAANRRFSSSVALTPEEQEQRALYAAVLEYEQDHDWPRQWKARLKRSPADLSLVSGLFSCLLSFPEHPIAQLLRQLQCAVYTRLYPAVSQSAADAAPASPTGLSFLSLDTGGSLPAEPGGRRLRASRSLHCMFSVPEHGPAGLRHSLSGTPLADGSPGTPRAEGGWLGPAAAPQAPRESSFEDLERFLASPEGWEPPAGPRQEAALPEQLKGIVRDIHNAIDRLLSLTLLAFEGLNTAAGKDQCLACLEEAFFPPLWAPLLALYRSVHRPREVALARSMERHRHAGPADMGLSPRLFPPAPSCPAYGSAVEDLCLIPLETCPRRKLECIVRALRGICECAEEYCGARDGRTPASAAIGADDLLPILSYVVLQTGLPQLLSECTALEEFIHEGYLIGEEGYCLTSLQSALSYVASLQ is encoded by the exons atggccgcggcgggcggcgacGGGCCGGCGGGGCCCTgggggcccggggcgggccgggccctGCGGACCGCCATGAGGGCGGCGAGCGGCGCCCTGGAGATGGACagcgccgggcggccgcgg gaggcCTACGTGGAGTACCTGAAGAGCATCGCCTTCATCACGCAGGCCCTgcaggaggaggcggcagggACAG ACGGGGCCGAGGGGGTCACCCCCGACACCCCGAAGATGCTGAAGCTCGCGGAGCAGTGCCTGGAAAGAGTCAAGTCCATCGCAGCGGCGCTGG ggaaAGCCCAGGCAAAACCGGCTGCGCAGGAGCGGAGCGGgggccctgctcccctccccaggcaccgCCGGGTCTTCTCGGACGAGGGGGGGAAGCTCTCTCCCTTCCTGCCGCCGGAGATCTTCCAGAAGCTGCAGATCGCCGAGGCGCGGAGCGCGCGGAA GGAGCTGACGCCGCTGGAGGAGGCGTCTCTGCAGAACCAGAAGCTGAAGGCTGCCTACGAGGCGCGGGTGGCGCGGCTGAACCCCAGCCAGGCCCTGCAGAAGACCTCCctg ACGCTGTCCCTGCAGCGGCAGATGATGGAGAACCTGGTGATCGCCAAGGCCCGGGAGGAGACC CTGCAGCGGAAAATGGAGGAGCGGCGGCTGCGGCTGCAGGAGGCTGCCAACAG GAGGTTCTCCAGCAGCGTGGCCCTCACCCCCgaggagcaggagcagagagCCCTCTACGCCGCCGTCCTCGAGTACGAGCAGGACCAC GACTGGCCGAGGCAGTGGAAGGCCAGACTGAAGCGGAGCCCGGCAGACCTCTCCCTGGTGTCGGGGCTCTTCTCCTGCCTCCTCAG CTTCCCCGAGCACCCCATCGCCCAGCTCCTGCGGCAGCTGCAGTGCGCGGTGTACACCCGCCTCTACCCGGCCGTCAGCCAGAGCGCCGCCGAcgccgcccccgcctccccgaCCGGCCTCTCCTTCCTCTCGCTGGACACGGGGGGCTCGCTGCCCGCCGAGCCGGGGGGCCGCCGGCTCCGAGCCTCCCGCAGCCTCCACTGCATGTTCTCGGTGCCCGAGCATGGCCCGGCCGGGCTGCGGCACAGCCTGTCCGGCACGCCCCTCGCCGACGGCAGCCCCGGCACCCCAAGGGCGGAGGGTGGCTGGCTGGGGCCGGCGGCAGCCCCCCAGGCCCCCCGGGAGAGCTCCTTCGAGGACCTGGAGCGGTTCCTGGCGTCGCCCGAGGGCTGGGAGCCCCCGGCCGGCCCCAGGCAGGAGGCGGCGCTGCCGGAGCAGCTGAAGGGCATCGTGCGGGACATCCACAACGCCATCG ACAGGCTGCTGTCCCTGACGCTGCTGGCCTTCGAGGGGCTGAACACCGCCGCCGGCAAGGACCAGTGCCTGGCCTGCCTGGAGGAGGCCTTCTTCCCCCCGCTCTGGGCCCCGCTGCTGGCTCTCTACAG GAGCGTGCACCGGCCCCGCGAGGTGGCCCTGGCCCGGAGCATGGAGCGGCACCGGCACGCCGGCCCCGCCGACATGGGGCTGTCCCCCCGGCTCTTCCCCCCGGCCCCCAGCTGCCCCGCGTATGGCTCCGCCGTCGAGGACCTGTGCCTCATCCCGCTGGAGACCTGTCCCCGCAGGAAGCTGGAGTGCATCG TGCGAGCCCTGCGCGGCATCTGCGAGTGCGCCGAGGAGTACTGCGGTGCTCGGGACGGCCGGACCCCCGCCTCGGCTGCCAT CGGGGCGGACG